In a genomic window of Staphylococcus taiwanensis:
- a CDS encoding PadR family transcriptional regulator, with protein MFRRHMQDMRQGMDRFEQFGGSKGPQGFEGFGGFGRRGGRDRFFKKGNLQFIILQMLEEESRHGYQIIKDLEERFKGFYSPSPGSVYPILQMLEDRDFVSISKEGNKKIYTITDEGKTFLKENVDQDEFTQRLEQFKNVDFEQMKASREQLQGLFHGFMKASQSALQDEEKQKELNVFIEETKEKLERFYK; from the coding sequence ATGTTTAGAAGACATATGCAAGATATGAGACAAGGAATGGATCGTTTTGAACAATTTGGTGGAAGCAAAGGGCCACAAGGTTTTGAAGGGTTTGGTGGTTTCGGACGTCGTGGTGGTCGAGATAGATTTTTCAAAAAAGGAAATCTACAATTTATTATTTTACAAATGTTAGAAGAAGAATCACGTCACGGTTATCAAATCATTAAAGATTTAGAAGAACGCTTCAAAGGTTTCTATTCACCAAGTCCTGGTTCAGTTTACCCAATTTTACAAATGTTAGAAGATAGAGACTTTGTATCAATTTCTAAAGAGGGTAACAAAAAAATCTACACCATTACAGATGAAGGTAAAACCTTCTTAAAAGAGAATGTTGACCAAGATGAATTTACACAACGCTTAGAACAATTTAAAAATGTAGATTTTGAACAAATGAAAGCATCACGCGAACAATTACAAGGATTATTCCATGGATTTATGAAAGCAAGTCAAAGTGCATTACAAGATGAAGAAAAACAAAAAGAATTAAACGTATTTATTGAAGAAACTAAAGAAAAATTAGAACGATTCTATAAATAA
- a CDS encoding esterase: MKRTFISLLTATVLLSGCSAGEHQSNNSSHDTKGVSTSSVKIKNYKQASSSLKIDNTKWKYDSKNNVYYQLNVRYVSNPQAKNVEKLGIYVPAAYFTGKKNSNGTYTVTINNGKKVNGYSAKTAPIVYPVNTPGYAEQSAPTSYNYSNISKYMKAGFIYVEAGLRGRSMSMGNDSSSSSTKSYETGSPWGVTDLKAAIRYYRFNDSNLPGNSSKIYTFGHSGGGAQSSIAGASGDSKLYYKYLEKIGAAMTDKNGKYISDKIDGAMAWCPITSLDQADAAYEWQMGQYGNEGNRKTNSFQKQLSTDLASSYASYLNQLKLKDGNTTLSLSKSKHGQYTEGTYAKYLKKEIEDSATEFLNNTTFPYKQSSSEQAGMTSGKQSGNKPSGSKPSGKKPSGNSGSAPKMGNQSSNKTYKTMDDYLKALNKKGTWITYDKKTKRAHITSLKDFAKYYKQPSKSVSAFDDLKRSQAENEVFGTSGNNSKLHFNQTLAKLLQDNKSKYSKLSGWNSKYVSAYHNDLTKTDKLGTNMSTRMNMYNPMYYLSNYYGGYGKSNVAKHWRIRTGIQQGDTALNTETNLSLALKQLVGANNVDFKTVWDQGHTMAETSGDGNSNFIKWVESINKK; this comes from the coding sequence ATGAAACGAACCTTTATATCACTTTTAACAGCTACAGTCCTATTATCTGGTTGTAGTGCTGGTGAACATCAAAGCAACAATTCAAGTCACGATACAAAAGGTGTGTCTACATCTAGTGTTAAGATTAAAAATTATAAGCAAGCCTCATCATCATTGAAAATAGATAACACGAAATGGAAATATGATAGTAAAAACAACGTTTATTATCAATTAAATGTGCGTTATGTTTCAAACCCCCAAGCCAAAAATGTAGAAAAACTTGGTATATATGTACCTGCCGCCTATTTCACAGGTAAGAAAAATAGCAACGGCACCTATACAGTTACAATTAATAATGGAAAAAAAGTGAACGGTTATTCCGCTAAAACAGCTCCTATCGTCTATCCGGTAAACACCCCTGGCTATGCTGAACAAAGTGCGCCTACTTCATATAATTACAGCAACATTTCGAAATATATGAAAGCTGGATTCATTTATGTAGAAGCAGGTCTTCGTGGCCGTAGTATGAGCATGGGCAATGATAGTAGTAGTTCTAGTACGAAATCATATGAAACTGGCTCTCCATGGGGTGTAACGGATCTTAAAGCAGCAATTCGATACTATCGCTTCAATGATAGCAATCTCCCAGGTAATAGCAGTAAGATTTATACATTTGGTCATAGTGGTGGCGGTGCTCAAAGTTCCATTGCCGGTGCTTCTGGAGATAGCAAGCTATATTATAAATATTTAGAAAAGATTGGCGCCGCCATGACAGACAAAAATGGTAAATATATTAGTGATAAAATCGATGGTGCCATGGCATGGTGCCCAATTACAAGTTTAGACCAAGCTGATGCCGCATATGAATGGCAAATGGGTCAATATGGTAACGAAGGCAACCGTAAAACAAACTCATTCCAAAAACAATTATCAACAGATCTCGCTTCATCATATGCTAGCTATTTAAATCAATTAAAGCTTAAAGATGGTAACACAACACTGTCATTATCTAAATCTAAACATGGGCAATATACTGAAGGTACTTACGCTAAATATCTTAAAAAAGAAATTGAAGACTCAGCTACTGAATTTTTAAATAACACAACTTTCCCATACAAACAAAGTAGCTCGGAACAAGCGGGCATGACTAGCGGTAAACAAAGTGGCAATAAACCAAGTGGTAGTAAACCATCCGGTAAAAAACCTTCAGGCAATAGTGGTTCAGCACCTAAAATGGGTAATCAATCTTCAAACAAGACATATAAAACAATGGATGACTATTTGAAAGCATTGAATAAAAAAGGCACATGGATTACGTACGACAAAAAGACAAAACGTGCACATATTACAAGTCTTAAAGACTTTGCAAAATACTATAAACAACCTTCAAAATCTGTCTCAGCCTTTGATGACTTAAAACGTAGCCAAGCTGAAAATGAAGTATTCGGTACTTCTGGTAATAACAGCAAATTACATTTTAACCAAACACTTGCAAAACTTTTACAAGATAATAAATCAAAATATAGTAAATTGAGTGGTTGGAATAGCAAATATGTATCTGCCTACCATAATGATTTAACTAAAACAGACAAATTAGGTACGAACATGTCTACACGAATGAACATGTATAATCCAATGTATTATTTATCTAATTATTATGGCGGTTATGGTAAGTCAAACGTGGCTAAACATTGGAGAATTAGAACAGGCATCCAACAAGGCGATACAGCATTAAATACTGAAACCAACTTATCCCTAGCATTGAAACAACTTGTAGGCGCTAACAATGTTGATTTCAAAACGGTATGGGATCAAGGTCATACAATGGCAGAAACATCTGGTGATGGTAACAGTAACTTCATCAAATGGGTAGAAAGCATAAATAAAAAATAA
- a CDS encoding methyltransferase domain-containing protein produces the protein MVNENIFNNQYWEKAWENDPNTQDKRMKRAGLGDPSAPGFEKWAKNFDKQSFTKESQQRTKRIMDWIERQTGAFSDLSILDIGAASGVFSMPFAKEGAKVTALEPSPILHDMLKDNAYHFGVTLETINQSFEDACIDELGHHDLVFASMCPAVTTWEAVNKAIDIAQKYVYVSLIAGPKENSIVDEVVAFLDEKSQTMTADMYYLLQLLYVNDYTYETLIERHTQHNDKTLDDVMQQLPQWLKEVEVELDEQQLGSVKDYLQDKYGDAIPVITGGKFGKVLIHV, from the coding sequence ATAGTGAATGAAAATATATTTAATAATCAATATTGGGAGAAAGCGTGGGAAAACGATCCTAATACACAAGATAAAAGAATGAAACGTGCAGGCTTAGGTGATCCATCTGCACCTGGCTTTGAAAAGTGGGCAAAAAACTTTGATAAACAATCATTTACTAAAGAAAGCCAACAACGTACAAAACGTATTATGGATTGGATTGAACGACAAACGGGAGCATTTAGTGATTTAAGTATATTAGATATTGGTGCTGCCTCAGGCGTCTTTAGTATGCCATTTGCTAAAGAAGGTGCTAAAGTGACAGCGTTAGAGCCATCACCTATATTACATGACATGCTAAAAGATAATGCGTACCATTTCGGTGTAACACTAGAAACGATTAATCAATCGTTTGAAGATGCTTGCATTGATGAACTAGGGCATCATGATTTAGTATTTGCATCTATGTGTCCGGCAGTTACGACGTGGGAAGCGGTTAATAAAGCAATTGATATCGCACAGAAATATGTATATGTCAGTTTAATTGCTGGACCTAAGGAAAATTCAATAGTTGATGAGGTTGTAGCATTTTTAGATGAAAAAAGTCAGACTATGACGGCGGATATGTATTACTTATTGCAGTTATTATATGTTAATGATTACACGTATGAAACATTAATCGAGCGTCATACACAACACAATGATAAAACACTTGATGATGTTATGCAGCAATTACCTCAATGGTTAAAAGAAGTTGAGGTTGAACTAGATGAACAACAACTGGGGAGTGTGAAAGACTATTTACAAGATAAATATGGCGATGCGATACCTGTAATCACTGGTGGTAAGTTTGGTAAAGTATTGATTCATGTATAG
- a CDS encoding 6-phospho-beta-glucosidase yields MSKLPKDFLWGGALAANQFEGGYDQDGKGLSVIDVMTAGAHGKAREITQDVEPDKYYPNHVGIDFYNRYKDDVKMFSEMGLKCLRTSIAWTRIFPNGDETEPNEAGLQFYDDLFDELLKYNIQPVITLSHFEMPLHLAREYGGFRNRKVADFFAHFAETVFKRYKDKVKYWMTFNEINNQMDINNPIFLWTNSGVSLKEDDNKEEVLYQVAHNELIASAKAVKIGKAINPEFEIGAMISHVPIYPYSCNPEDIMEAEVASRMRFFFPDVHVRGYYPGYATKMFEREGFDIGWQDGDDDILREGTVDYIGFSYYMSTAVKHDNESSVEDNVVNGGLPNSVDNPYIKKSDWGWAIDPVGLRYTLNALYNRYQIPLFIVENGFGAVDEFDENGQIHDDYRIEYLREHIEAAIDAVDKDGVELMGYTPWGIIDIISFTTGEMKKRYGLIHVDRDNDGNGSLKRTKKDSFDWYRKVIESNGETL; encoded by the coding sequence ATGTCTAAATTACCTAAAGATTTCTTATGGGGTGGCGCTTTAGCAGCCAATCAATTCGAAGGTGGCTATGATCAAGATGGCAAAGGATTAAGTGTTATTGATGTGATGACAGCTGGCGCACACGGTAAAGCACGTGAAATCACACAAGATGTAGAACCAGACAAATATTACCCAAATCATGTTGGTATTGATTTCTATAATCGTTATAAAGATGATGTGAAAATGTTCAGTGAAATGGGCTTAAAATGTTTAAGAACATCAATCGCATGGACACGCATATTCCCTAATGGTGATGAAACAGAACCTAATGAAGCAGGGCTACAATTCTATGATGATTTATTTGATGAATTATTAAAATATAACATTCAACCTGTGATTACACTTTCACATTTTGAAATGCCATTACATTTAGCGCGTGAATATGGAGGTTTCAGAAATCGTAAAGTGGCAGATTTCTTTGCGCATTTTGCAGAAACTGTATTTAAACGTTACAAAGATAAAGTGAAATATTGGATGACATTTAACGAAATAAACAACCAAATGGACATCAATAATCCAATCTTCTTATGGACAAACTCAGGTGTCTCATTAAAAGAGGATGATAATAAAGAAGAAGTGTTGTACCAAGTAGCGCATAATGAATTAATTGCGAGTGCTAAAGCCGTTAAGATTGGTAAAGCAATCAATCCTGAATTCGAAATTGGTGCGATGATTTCACATGTGCCAATCTACCCTTATAGCTGTAACCCAGAAGATATTATGGAAGCGGAAGTGGCAAGTCGTATGCGTTTCTTCTTCCCAGATGTTCATGTCCGTGGTTATTACCCAGGTTATGCGACGAAGATGTTCGAACGTGAAGGATTCGATATTGGTTGGCAAGATGGTGATGACGATATTTTACGTGAAGGTACAGTGGATTACATCGGATTCAGTTACTATATGTCTACAGCTGTAAAACATGATAATGAATCAAGTGTAGAAGATAATGTTGTTAATGGTGGTTTACCAAACTCAGTTGATAATCCATATATTAAGAAGAGTGATTGGGGTTGGGCGATTGACCCAGTCGGTTTACGTTACACATTAAATGCATTATATAACCGTTACCAAATTCCATTATTTATTGTTGAAAATGGTTTTGGTGCTGTAGATGAATTTGATGAAAATGGACAAATCCATGATGATTACCGTATTGAATATTTACGCGAACATATTGAAGCAGCCATCGATGCTGTTGATAAAGATGGTGTAGAATTAATGGGTTATACGCCATGGGGTATTATTGATATTATTTCATTCACAACTGGTGAAATGAAAAAACGCTATGGTTTAATACACGTAGACCGCGATAATGATGGGAATGGTTCATTAAAACGTACGAAGAAAGATTCATTTGATTGGTACCGTAAAGTGATTGAATCAAACGGTGAAACATTATAG
- a CDS encoding GntR family transcriptional regulator yields MLKYERIAHEISDSIENNQYLVGDKLPSVEQLKQDYQVSKSTIIKALEMLEKEGTIYQTRGSGIYVRNKKKSGYINLLKTKGFSDNLQGHQVTSKVLKVESIYPNDEVRDHLRLSDSNAQVYYVERIRYLDNNPLCIETSYFNQDLVTHLDETIAERSIFDYLQTELKIHIGFSDIYFYIDFLSENEAPQLNLKPNDPCMRHDLTFHTNKGIPFDYSNIVYHYQYSNFFIPIES; encoded by the coding sequence ATGTTAAAGTACGAACGCATTGCACATGAAATTTCAGATTCTATTGAAAACAATCAATATCTTGTTGGAGATAAATTGCCTAGTGTAGAACAGCTCAAGCAAGACTATCAAGTTAGTAAAAGCACGATTATTAAAGCATTGGAAATGTTAGAAAAAGAAGGTACGATTTATCAGACAAGAGGTAGTGGTATCTATGTACGTAATAAAAAGAAATCTGGCTATATTAATTTATTAAAAACAAAAGGATTTTCCGATAATTTACAAGGCCATCAAGTCACAAGTAAAGTCTTAAAAGTTGAATCAATTTATCCAAATGATGAAGTAAGAGATCATTTACGCTTATCAGACAGCAATGCGCAAGTTTATTATGTTGAGCGAATACGCTACTTAGACAATAATCCGTTGTGTATTGAGACATCTTACTTCAATCAAGATTTGGTCACTCACCTTGATGAGACGATTGCCGAGCGTTCAATATTCGATTATCTACAAACCGAACTTAAGATTCATATTGGTTTCTCTGATATCTATTTCTATATTGATTTCCTTTCTGAAAATGAAGCCCCACAATTGAATCTTAAGCCAAACGATCCTTGTATGCGTCATGATTTGACCTTCCATACCAATAAAGGGATTCCTTTTGATTACTCAAATATTGTATATCATTATCAATACTCTAACTTCTTTATTCCTATAGAAAGTTAA
- a CDS encoding ATP-binding protein — MEHRILIIGSPGSGKSTLAMRLQQNYKIPLYHIDKIQWLNDKETVTPESLHAQLKEIVATPSWIIDGHYSNTLPMRLERATIVIWIKEPKWKCIYRVIKRYLKSIFRKKTGT, encoded by the coding sequence ATGGAACATCGTATCTTAATTATTGGTAGTCCAGGTTCAGGGAAATCAACGTTAGCCATGCGTTTGCAACAGAATTATAAGATACCTTTGTATCACATCGATAAAATACAATGGCTTAACGATAAAGAGACTGTAACGCCGGAATCCTTACACGCTCAGTTGAAAGAAATTGTAGCGACGCCATCTTGGATTATTGATGGTCATTATTCAAATACCTTACCCATGAGATTAGAACGAGCAACGATAGTGATTTGGATAAAAGAACCCAAGTGGAAATGTATATACCGTGTTATCAAACGATATCTTAAGAGTATATTTAGAAAGAAGACTGGGACATAA
- a CDS encoding fructose bisphosphate aldolase translates to MNKEQLEKMTNGKGFIAALDQSGGSTPKALKEYGVNEDEYSNDDEMFQLVHDMRTRVVTSPSFSPDKILGAILFEQTMDREVEGKYTGDYLADKGVVPFLKVDKGLAEQQNGVQLMKPIDDLDDTLDRAVERHIFGTKMRSNILELNEQGIKDVVEQQFEFAKKIIAKGLVPIIEPEVNINAKDKAEIEEVLKAELKKGLDSLNDDQLVMLKLTIPTKANLYKELADHPNVVRVVVLSGGYSRDEANKLLKDNDELIASFSRALASDLRASQSQEEFDKALGDAVDSIYDASVNKN, encoded by the coding sequence ATGAATAAAGAACAATTAGAAAAAATGACTAATGGGAAAGGTTTTATCGCAGCATTAGACCAAAGTGGCGGTAGTACTCCTAAAGCATTAAAAGAATATGGTGTAAACGAGGACGAATATAGCAATGATGACGAAATGTTCCAACTTGTACACGATATGCGTACTAGAGTTGTAACTTCACCTTCATTCTCTCCAGACAAAATTTTAGGTGCTATCCTTTTCGAACAAACAATGGATCGTGAAGTTGAAGGCAAATATACTGGTGACTACTTAGCTGACAAAGGCGTTGTTCCTTTCTTAAAAGTCGACAAAGGTTTAGCTGAACAACAAAATGGTGTTCAATTAATGAAACCTATCGATGATTTAGACGATACGTTAGACCGTGCGGTTGAACGTCACATCTTCGGTACTAAAATGCGTTCTAATATCTTAGAATTAAATGAACAAGGTATTAAAGACGTTGTTGAACAACAATTTGAATTCGCTAAAAAAATCATCGCTAAAGGTTTAGTACCAATCATTGAACCTGAAGTTAACATCAACGCTAAAGACAAAGCTGAAATCGAAGAAGTATTAAAAGCTGAACTTAAAAAAGGCTTAGATTCATTAAATGATGATCAATTAGTAATGTTAAAATTAACTATCCCAACTAAAGCTAACTTATACAAAGAATTAGCAGATCATCCAAATGTTGTACGCGTGGTTGTATTATCAGGTGGTTACAGCAGAGACGAAGCAAACAAATTATTGAAAGACAACGACGAATTAATCGCAAGCTTCTCACGTGCATTAGCAAGTGACTTACGTGCTAGCCAATCACAAGAAGAATTCGATAAAGCATTAGGCGACGCAGTAGACTCAATCTATGACGCATCAGTAAATAAAAACTAA
- a CDS encoding FAD-dependent monooxygenase → MNIKDVKNVGIIGGGPGGLMLGLLLQQQGFGVKIFEKAGLNVNSDRGGSLDIHEESGQLALKETGIIDKFRELARFEGEDTRVLDKNGNVYYEETADPEIEGGRPEIDRGELCDIISEQLNDGTVVYGKAFKSLKQLDNAQIEVMFDDDSNETFDFVIGADGAFSKVRPYLAHVDVEYNDISMVELNVEDVFNQYPDLAQFNKNGKMMAFGDNKAILGQVNGDGRIKVYMSYKMAYDEFDKFKAMSKSEIKAQLMKDFEDWDADLKKYIEYAGDDLLLRRIYKLPIGFKWDNQSNLTLIGDAAHLMSPFAGEGVNMAFYDAYLLAEAIKENDDLQSALKAYEAKMYEVSEQSASESQSNLEKMFDDNAAQTFGDFFNQVGELFEEHQTHNQA, encoded by the coding sequence ATGAACATTAAAGATGTAAAAAATGTAGGTATTATTGGAGGAGGCCCTGGTGGTTTAATGTTAGGTCTTCTCCTACAACAACAAGGATTTGGGGTTAAAATCTTTGAAAAAGCTGGACTCAATGTGAATAGTGATCGTGGTGGCTCATTAGATATTCATGAGGAAAGCGGTCAATTGGCATTAAAAGAAACTGGCATTATTGATAAATTTAGAGAACTTGCCCGTTTTGAGGGTGAAGACACACGTGTTTTAGATAAAAATGGCAATGTCTACTATGAAGAAACGGCAGACCCTGAAATTGAGGGCGGTCGCCCAGAGATTGACCGTGGTGAATTATGTGACATAATTTCAGAACAATTGAACGATGGCACAGTGGTATACGGTAAAGCATTTAAATCATTGAAACAGTTAGACAATGCACAAATTGAAGTGATGTTTGATGATGATAGCAATGAAACGTTTGATTTTGTGATTGGGGCTGATGGTGCCTTTTCAAAAGTAAGACCATATTTGGCTCATGTAGATGTAGAATATAATGATATTTCAATGGTTGAATTGAATGTGGAAGACGTGTTTAATCAATATCCTGATTTAGCCCAGTTTAATAAAAATGGTAAAATGATGGCTTTTGGAGACAATAAAGCGATATTAGGACAAGTCAATGGCGATGGACGTATAAAAGTCTACATGTCGTATAAAATGGCTTACGACGAATTTGATAAATTTAAAGCAATGTCAAAATCTGAAATTAAAGCGCAGTTAATGAAAGATTTTGAAGATTGGGATGCAGATTTAAAAAAATATATCGAATATGCTGGTGATGATTTATTACTACGCCGTATTTATAAATTGCCAATTGGATTCAAATGGGATAATCAGTCAAATTTAACTTTAATTGGTGATGCTGCACATTTAATGAGTCCGTTTGCGGGTGAGGGCGTCAATATGGCATTTTATGATGCTTATTTATTAGCAGAAGCGATAAAAGAGAATGATGATTTACAAAGTGCATTGAAAGCGTATGAAGCAAAAATGTATGAAGTTTCTGAACAAAGTGCAAGTGAATCACAATCTAATTTAGAAAAAATGTTTGATGACAATGCAGCACAAACGTTTGGCGATTTCTTTAATCAAGTAGGGGAATTGTTCGAAGAACATCAAACGCATAATCAAGCATAA
- a CDS encoding PTS glucose transporter subunit IIA, producing MSEKDKRLASEILEAVGGEDNIVNYTHCATRLRIVLKRSVPDAKKNVAALDGVVTVVENNGQFQVVIGNAVASVYKEFEGLVGEDNQQSTDDEGEKGTILNRIIATMSAVFAPFIYILAAAGILQGILIIAKMIFPTFEKTGTYEVFNFISWSPFTFLPIFIAITASKHFKVNTYIAVACCAALVSPDLAGIVERISSGKTFTFIGIPLSETSYTSSVLPPLLLVWVLSYVEKYLNKYIHEVIRPLFVPFFSIVIMVPLTLLVIGPLASVAAHGIAQGFNWLVAVAPWLAGLLIGTFWQVFVIFGVHWGVTPMVLANFEQYKSDAFSAFQTIAVIAQFGAVMGVFLKTRNKDLKKVSLSAGITGIFGITEPSMYGVNLRFKKPFVIACISGGIGALIASFFNPKYYAYAGLPGPITIVNGYNAHNPTSIWGIIIGSIIAIVLPIILIQVLGYGEDVTEQVEGVEVDEGHEASHNTTIANEHLESDVYAPLNGLVVPLSEVNDPIFSEGMMGKGVAIQPESYEIKAPIDGTISMVAVSKHAIGITSSNGVELLVHVGLDTVKLNGKGFYLLVSENEKVKVGQPILKFDASYIKEQGYDIITPVLITNSDEFEDVILDDTQHVKAKDKIMTVVKK from the coding sequence ATGAGTGAAAAAGATAAACGATTGGCGAGTGAAATCCTCGAAGCAGTAGGTGGAGAGGATAATATCGTCAATTACACTCATTGCGCAACGCGATTACGTATTGTCTTGAAACGTTCTGTGCCGGATGCGAAAAAGAATGTAGCAGCACTTGATGGTGTGGTAACTGTCGTTGAAAATAATGGACAGTTTCAAGTCGTGATTGGCAATGCGGTCGCTAGTGTATACAAAGAATTTGAAGGCTTAGTGGGGGAAGATAATCAACAATCAACTGATGATGAGGGTGAAAAGGGAACGATTCTAAATCGTATTATTGCAACTATGTCAGCAGTATTCGCGCCATTCATTTATATCTTGGCTGCGGCTGGTATTTTACAAGGTATCTTAATAATAGCAAAGATGATCTTTCCAACTTTTGAGAAGACGGGTACATATGAAGTATTCAACTTCATCTCATGGTCACCATTTACATTCTTACCCATATTCATAGCAATTACTGCTTCTAAACATTTCAAAGTGAATACATATATCGCTGTGGCATGTTGTGCGGCATTGGTTAGCCCGGATTTAGCAGGTATTGTAGAACGTATTAGTAGTGGTAAAACATTTACGTTTATTGGCATTCCTTTAAGTGAAACAAGCTATACATCATCTGTATTACCACCGTTATTATTAGTATGGGTGTTGTCATATGTTGAGAAATATTTAAATAAATATATTCATGAAGTCATACGACCTTTATTTGTACCATTCTTCAGTATTGTCATCATGGTGCCACTTACATTATTAGTGATTGGGCCCTTAGCGTCTGTTGCTGCGCATGGTATTGCTCAAGGATTTAACTGGTTAGTAGCTGTAGCACCATGGTTAGCTGGCTTGTTAATAGGTACATTCTGGCAAGTATTCGTTATATTCGGTGTTCACTGGGGTGTGACACCTATGGTCTTGGCAAACTTTGAACAATATAAAAGTGATGCTTTCTCTGCATTCCAAACAATTGCGGTTATCGCACAGTTTGGTGCCGTTATGGGTGTATTCCTGAAAACGAGAAATAAAGACTTGAAGAAGGTTTCATTATCAGCAGGTATTACAGGCATCTTTGGCATTACCGAGCCATCAATGTATGGTGTTAACTTACGATTTAAGAAACCATTTGTTATCGCGTGTATTAGTGGCGGTATTGGTGCTTTGATTGCTAGTTTCTTTAATCCGAAATACTACGCGTACGCTGGATTACCGGGTCCAATTACTATTGTAAATGGCTATAACGCGCATAATCCAACATCTATATGGGGTATTATCATTGGTTCAATCATTGCGATTGTATTACCAATTATCTTAATCCAAGTGCTTGGGTATGGTGAAGATGTGACGGAACAAGTAGAAGGCGTTGAAGTTGATGAAGGCCACGAGGCTAGCCACAACACAACAATTGCGAATGAACATCTTGAAAGTGATGTTTATGCACCATTAAACGGTTTGGTTGTACCTTTATCTGAAGTCAATGACCCAATATTCTCTGAGGGTATGATGGGTAAAGGCGTTGCTATCCAACCAGAAAGTTATGAGATTAAAGCACCTATCGATGGCACAATCAGCATGGTAGCAGTTAGTAAACATGCTATTGGTATTACATCATCAAATGGTGTTGAACTTCTAGTGCACGTAGGCTTAGATACAGTTAAGTTGAATGGTAAAGGTTTCTATTTACTCGTTTCTGAAAATGAAAAAGTAAAAGTAGGACAACCTATATTAAAATTTGATGCAAGTTATATCAAAGAACAAGGCTATGACATTATTACACCAGTATTAATCACAAATAGTGATGAATTTGAAGATGTCATATTAGACGATACACAACACGTAAAAGCAAAAGATAAGATTATGACGGTAGTTAAAAAGTAA
- a CDS encoding LysR family transcriptional regulator, with product MEISYLNEFIVLAKYQNYFKASQDLYIAQSTLSKHIVTLENECGYRLIDRSNKQFELTESGKLFLHYAKMICQNHKDLITKLEQQNHDNLLTINLGASRLMIEYGITNIVSQCIQKFPNVRFRIHEGSEQDLQQLIEDGAIDISFLREERPVHETHAFTYLEEKLCAVVHESHPLVHVPEVTLDMLEGESLYLTPDFAIEHQSFLDYCENQQFYPHISFTAPRIENFLEMANINNGVALIMEQQAKFYITSPLKMVPFKSPITSYINVKVYDHILPSNEIDELMKLIQACSHDKH from the coding sequence ATGGAAATATCTTATTTAAATGAATTTATTGTCTTAGCTAAATATCAAAACTATTTCAAAGCTTCCCAAGATCTTTATATTGCCCAATCCACATTATCAAAACATATTGTTACATTAGAAAATGAATGTGGATACCGCCTTATTGACCGTAGTAATAAACAATTTGAACTAACAGAATCAGGTAAATTATTCCTTCATTATGCGAAAATGATTTGTCAGAACCATAAAGATTTAATCACAAAACTAGAACAACAAAATCATGATAATTTACTGACCATTAATCTTGGTGCCTCTCGATTAATGATTGAATATGGTATCACTAACATCGTCTCACAATGTATCCAAAAATTTCCAAATGTAAGATTCCGTATTCATGAAGGTAGTGAGCAAGATTTGCAGCAACTTATAGAAGACGGTGCAATTGATATAAGTTTCTTAAGAGAAGAACGACCGGTGCATGAAACACACGCCTTTACCTATTTAGAAGAAAAACTGTGTGCCGTCGTTCACGAATCTCATCCTTTAGTGCATGTTCCGGAAGTAACACTTGATATGCTTGAGGGCGAATCGCTGTATCTTACTCCTGATTTTGCGATTGAACATCAATCTTTCTTAGATTATTGCGAAAACCAACAATTCTATCCACATATTTCATTTACTGCACCTCGCATTGAGAACTTTCTTGAGATGGCAAATATCAATAATGGCGTAGCATTAATTATGGAACAACAAGCGAAATTCTATATCACCTCACCTTTAAAAATGGTTCCATTTAAATCACCAATAACATCCTACATCAATGTCAAAGTATATGACCATATTTTACCTTCTAATGAGATAGATGAATTAATGAAGCTTATTCAAGCATGTAGTCACGACAAGCACTAA